From the Rhinopithecus roxellana isolate Shanxi Qingling chromosome 5, ASM756505v1, whole genome shotgun sequence genome, the window TTCTTAAGATCTGTCCTCACTGAAGCTTCCCAGGGCTGGACACTTGAGAACAAATGAAGGCTGCTGGAATCCAAAAATTATAGACCCACTTGAAAATACTGCAACATGCCATAATTCATCCTGTTTGTTCGGTGGGTCATTTGGACTGCAAAgacaatgctttttatttttcccagattTAAAACCAAGCCGGGACGAAGAGAAGTTTTCTGTGTTGTCACACAGCTCTAGGGAGAAGCCCTAGGGATGTTCTGTGTCCCCTCAACAAGCGAGAAGTTCCAATAGCTAACAGACCCAGCTGGATCCAGAGCTTTCAAGGGACTCTGCACCAGCTGCTGGCTTTTGTTTTCGTTTTGTGTTtgaaaaatgtcaaggtcattTCACAAACCTTGGAAATCGAATCCCAATCCACTCCAAATTTTCTCCTTCTTCATCTAAATCTCCTTGTCCTAAACCTCTCCGAGAGAATGCAAGCTATTACGCCTTATCAGATGTTCCCTTGTTTTAAATCCATGGCAATCACACTTATTTCGTTAGAGTTTGCGTCCTGTGGTCACGCATAAGCTCCTAAACcaacaacaattaaaaacaagGTGCATTCCTTAATTCCTAATTCCAGTCTACTTATGCAGGATGTTATCCAACCGATCTGAAAGTGTTTTTCGAAACCTACAATGATAAATGTGTCAGACACTCTGCTGGGTTCTTTACTTCCATAAACCCTAATCCTCTACCCAagcccattttgcaggtgaggaaggaACCTGACAGACTCAGAGCTGAAGGAACCTGTCCCAGTTCACTCGGTGAGTATGTGACCCCATTCACACGGACGCTTGGCCCAGCATGGTTCTAAAGGCCAGCCACCAGCTGTCCACTCGCCACAACATGTTGCCCTAGCCTCCCCAAGGTCGGAAGTTTGCATCTGCACTCCTGTTTTTTTACTTAAGGAGGTGTGTAGGAAACTTGGGGGAGGTGAAGTACAGATCTTGGGGTCAGAAGGCCAGCATAGCAAGGTATCTTTGGGTGCGAGGGTCTTGGTGTCTAAAGTATTTTACTTGAGTCACTCAAAACCTCATACAACTCAGAAAAAGGGCTCCCTGTCGCCCCTACCTCCTGGCTCCTATTGCCCTCCCATcaccaacacacacagacacaaagaaacGAAAGAAGAATCCGCCCATTTCAgtctcatatatacatattaaaatgatGTCCTTTAcaccgggcacaatggctcacgcctgtaatcccagcactttgggaggccaaagtggatggatcacctgaggtcaggagttcaagaccagcctggccagcatggtgaagtcccatctctactaaaaatacaaaaaaagtagctgggcacggtggtgtatgcctatagtcctagctactcaggtggctgagacacaagaatcatttcagtccaggaggtggaggttgcagtgagctgagatcgcaccactgcattccagcctgggcgacagagtgagactctgtctcaaaaaaaaaaaaaaaaaaaaaaaaaaaagaaaagaaaagaaaagaaaagatgtccTTACACGAGGGTTAAAACCCTTAGGTCAAAGTTCCAAGGTCAGTAAAACGACTTGACTAAAGAACTGTAATTCAAATATACTTTCTGTGGATGTTCTTTGTAAAGCAATTGTTTCCAAGCCCTTTCCCCAACCAGTGCCCAGCAGACTGCTAACAGCAGCTAGAACACACCCTCCGTGGAGGACTCTCAGAACCTCAGATTCCCCATTTCTTCCCCCACACCCTACACTTTTCCTCTTACTCATCTGCGCCTTCCAGCCAGGGTCCTCCTTGGCCCAGATGACCTGAGACACCTGGAAGCTATTACTTCATACCTCTCCACCATCTTAAGAGGTGTGTGGGAAGTCCGCTGAGGTCGGGGATCCAGGACTTATGATTTGTTCCCAGCAAAGTTTtgagtctctctgagcctccatctccCATGTGCAAACTAGGCTGCATTCTGCCTCCTGATGGCCTGAGATGCGTGTGGAAGCACTTTGCAGTGAAAAGTGCTAGACTCATGTTAGCGGTTACAATTGTCCTAACTGTTCTTTGCTAGACACTGTCTGGCGCTTTGTGAGATTCAAGTTTACATCCCCCAGGGGCAACTACGTTCACTCCTGTGGCCATTTGCTGTAGGTGAACTTTTATATAGGGTTTATGGATTTATATTGCCACCCAAAAGAACAGCCCGGATTCTATGAGGCAGCCTGATTTATGGTAATCACAAAAGCTAGGTCCCTTGCTGACCACAGTTGGGAACCCCTTTGTGTTagctttgtgcctcagtttactcaactATGAAATGGACAAAACACCTTTGGTGGTCTGGCTGCGGGGGTTCAGATTGGAAATAACTAAAGCAAAGTCACCTGGCTCACACCTTGTCCACTTTAACACGTATACACACTACCTATCAGCACCATGACCCAAATTCCCACTGAAGAAAACTACTAAGGCCCACAGCTCAGCCAATGGGGGCTCTCAAAGCCTAAGTACCCTTTGCTCCGTGACCCCATCCAGCCCTTCCTAACACCAACAGCCAAGCTGACAGAGGTTTGAACCCATAGCCATCTGGGAAGGTAGGTGCGGGGACTATCATCAGACCACCCTGGCAGTTCTCTCTTCACTCCAGATATGTTTATTTCCTATGAACAGGGCCAATCCTCAAACACTTCACAGGGGATCCTGATGTGGAGATGTGAATAGTGAAGGAgctttctcctgccaccttgtgccTGCCCCGGGCCAAGACCAGAGAGTTCTCTGGCTCTTGGACCACTCTTCCCTCCATTCACCACAGCTTTTCACCAAACACTAATAGGGGACAAGGATCTATCCCTCCTCAATTCCCCTGCCCCTGTCACTTGCTCTCCAGACTAGATAAATgcagatttttagaaaaatgaacaattgTCTTTTATTGGGGGCCTGAGGGCAAGTCATGTGCAAAGAGACACACAGGAGTTTATCAATAGTCCTGCAGAGGTCAAATTTCTCTGGCGggggccaggccctgtggcttatgcctgtaatctccgcattttgtgaggccgaggctgggggatcacttgaggtcaggagttcgagaccagcctggccaacacggtaaaaccctgtctctactaaaaatacaaaaaattagccaggcatggtggctcatgcctgtaatcccagccacttgggaggctgagacaggagaatacttgaacctgggaggaggaggttgcagtgagccgagattgcaccactgcactccagcctgggcaacagaccaaggctctgtctcaataaaaataaaaataaaaataaaaataaattatctgggtGGAATGACACTGCCCACTCTGCCTTACATTAGAATGTTCCAGATGTCCCTGCAGGCTCATTGCAGAGGACACCATCCAAGAACATCGACTATTGGGAAGCAGGGGGTGCAAGCCAGGCAAGGTCTTCCCACCCTGGAATTCTAAGCAGGAGGTACATTAATAGCCATTGCAAGATTCATTTGAAATTAACATAAAGGCTTCTTTGAATATTTCTCATAAGAACAGTTAATGAAAACATTTCCAATCACGGTACAAGACTCACTTGGGCAAAGATGATGTCTCCTCTTTATTTCTTACAAGCTATAGGTTGTTAAAGTATTTAACCTTTCAGaaccttcatttcctcatctgtaaaatggtgaaaaCATTCCCCAACTCTTAAGAGTTcttgaaaggtaaaataaaataatgtatataaatcttGAAGTATTGGGTCTGACACAATATCAatcataatatttttttaaaattgtgttgatTGATTCCCTTATGCCAGGTGCCATTCTATGTAAGTTGGGGGTCTTTAACGTCCACAGCCACCCTGGAAAACAGACACTATGACCATGCCTATTTTAGTTACAGAAGGTGAGGGGTCAgaggggttaagtaacttgcccaaggtcacaaaatgAAGTCTGGATAAGAACCAAGGCAATCTTGCCTCCTGAGGCAGACCCGGCCTCCAAAACACTGCCTCTGTCTTTTGTCTAGGGATACCCCTTATTAAAAAGGGAGTAATGGGGTGGTCACTTATATTTCATAGGTATCATTTTGCCTGCTACCCGCTACAGGAGTCATTTTTACCTTGCAAATCTGCAAGCTGTGAAAAAACATACTGCTTCTTCTAAAACACTGTTACTTTTCACGTGCTGTGTCCCAAAGCCAGGATGCACAACCTTTCTCTGGAGGGATCTTGCACCAAATACCCGAGGTAGCCCAAGAGAAAGAACAAGTCCCTACAGCCTGCCGTTGCCGGAAGCCAAGCTGGCTTGGCTCTCTAAGCCTTAGCTTTAAGTCTATAAAATGGTAAACCGAAGACAGTTGAAAGCCATTCCTGCTGGCCCTTAGTCTCCACTTCCATCCCCACGACGGCCTGGGGAACCATATAGATGGCAGGCTCTTGTCTTCATCCCTGGCCCAGGCACTTATCCGCACCTAGGACAGGGGCTTCTCCAATCCTTCATAAACTGCCCACCAGCGCACTGGGCGCGTTCCCGGGAGCTCCCTTCTCCGCCCAGTTGGTGCAGAGGGAAGACAGTctggggaagaagcaggaggTGTCGGTACCGCCACCTGGAAGTGACCCCACCAGCGGTGCGCTCTTAGACAAGGCTGGCCTTGAGTGTATCACGTGCGGCCCTGGTCACTCCAGATGCCCAGAGAGAAGCGCAGCGCAGCAGGAGCAGCGCCTGGTCCCGGCCAGCTCTAGGGCGCACAGCTCAGAAATGTCAGAGCAGAAACGCTtgccctgggggaaggggcaacTCGCATGTGGAGCTGGGCAGCTGGAGCATCTGTGGAAGATCCAGGAAAGCGCTGGGGGAGCTGGCATGCCCGCTGCTTAATTCCCCCGCGGACCCGCCGCCTTAGGTTTCTCAGGAGCAGGGCTGAGCAGCTTGGAGCGGTGGACTCTGTGGGAGTTCCAGGACTCCCCTAGCTCTCACCTCTCCATCATCAGCGAGGGAAGGAGTCCTCCTTCTGCCCGCAGAagagggaagtcagggacccaGGCTGCCGCTCTCAACTGCAATGTACCTCCTCCCCACTCTGGCCCGGCAATGCTACTCTCCAACCCTTCCTAGACATAAGGTTTCATTTTAAACCAAGACACCCATGCTGTGACTGTTACCCAGAGCttcatttcttgtttgtttgtttgtttgttttggtagatCAGAGCTGCTCAGTTTTTTCCTCCGGAGGTTACGGACTACATAGATTTCTTTTCTTGGCTCCAGATtgatggtggtgggtgggggggtgTATGAAATACGGAATGTGGCCCGTCTACATCGCCATCACTTTATTGTACTGTCACCCTTAATTTAACTATAAATACTACGGTGGGGGCTAGTCGCGGGCGGCGTCGGGCTGCTGGGCTGTGGGTCCCGGCGCGCCCTGACCCCAGGCGCCGACCCTCCCAGCTCTGTACACTATTTACAGCTCTTCGTTCCTCTTTCACAACCCCCTCCCGCAAGGCAGCGCGTGTGCAAGAAAGTAGCATCGTCTGTCTGTGCAAGTCCTTCGAGTTAGGTAAGTAATACGAACAAGTGTCCCGCGGCTGTCAGCTGTCCGAGTCCAAATCGCTTTtaccttcctcttccctcttctccgGTGATGCCTTCGACGACGACGAGGACGTCTTGTTCCACTTCTCCGCGTTCTCCGACTCCTCCGATGAGGACCGCTTCTGCCGCCTCCATTTGGCGCGGCGGTTCTTAAACCAGACCTGTTGCGCAACGGAGGACAAAACATTTCAGATCAAAGGCGCGCTTCCCCCAGTCCCGGGGCACCCGGGTAGCTCGGTGTGGCGGCGGGACACCCCGCGCAGGCCAACAAAAGGAGGGGAGCCGCTCGCTCCCGCTTCCGCGTTTTCATTCAACTTCCTGGGCCTAAAGCGCCCTCCAGCAGCCTGCGGGCCGCCATCGGGATGTTTTTAAAGTGCGGGGAGAGCCAAGCAGGGCTGGGCAAACCCGGCTGGGGCCCCACCTCGCGGGGAAGGACCGCTAGGCGCCCGCGGCAGGCCCCGGCGCCTACCTCCACTTTCTCCTCGCGGAGGTGCACTTTCCGGGCCAGCTGCTCGCGCGTGCCCACGTCCGGGTACTTGGTCTCCTGGAAGAGGTTCTCGAGCGCTTCGAGCTGCTCGTCAGTGAAGATGGTGCGGTGCCGCCGCTTTCGCCGGCAGTGCAGCTGGTTGAGAAGCTGCAGCTCGGTACGCGACAGCGTGCCCACGTTCATGTAGGGCAGCATCTGGTGCGGTACAGGGGACACCAGCACCGAGCCAGGGCCCTCGTAGCCTGCGACAGAGTGGGGCGCACGGTCAGCCGCCCACCCTCGCCACCGCACGCATGCACGCCCGCCAGCCCCCGACCCTCTTCCACTTAGAAGTCGTCTGCAAGGGGGTGCTGAGAACTGGGGGTGCACGGGAATCAGGGGTGCAGGGAAAAGGAGCGTGTTAGAGCGTCCATCCGCACAACCCCCAAAGTCAGTTAGAGAATTAGAAAAACCCCAGTCTCCCCAGGCAGGCACTGAATTCCAGTTTTCGCGAACTCTGGCCAAAAGTTTGCAGCAAGAAGTTTGCAAACTCCTGCGCCCGATCGGCAAAAGCGGAGCGGGGACTTGCAGGAGGAGCAAAGTTTGAAGAAGGTGAATTAACCAACTGGCCCCATGGGCTAAGGACCGCGGTGGGCGGCAAAGGCCGGAGCGAGCGCGACCCTACCTGGGGGCGTTGGGACGCAGGAGCACTGCTGGGCGCCCAGCGGCGGCACGGCCCCGCAGCAGGCAGGGCCCACGGGCGCTGCCTGCACGTGCAGCTGCCCGTAGAAGTAGTTGTTGTAGCCGAGGCGGGAGCCGCTGACCGCGGCTGGGAGGCCTGCGCCGCCGGGGGCCACGGGGCGCGGGTAGAAGGCGCCATAGTCCGAGGAGGCGCCGCCGCTGGCGCCGTAGAGCGAGTCCCCGTGCAGGGCCGGGAAGACGACGGGAGCCGCAGCGCTGGGCGCCACCGGCAGCACCGAGTCCTTGCAGCGCGGCCGGGCGGCCAGGATGTTGTCGATGCTGAACATGCTGGCGGGCATCCCCGAGCCCCGCGCCGGGACCAGGGGGCGGCGGGAACGTGCTGAGGACAGAGCCttaaagtggggggggggggtccacTCTCCTCTAGCCGCCGACCAAACCGAAAGAGAGCGCCGGAGAGCGCGCAGCCCTgcgcccctccccgccccctgcgtccgctctccctcctcccgcccTCCCCTAGCCACAGCGTTCGCTGAACTCAACCCGCGGGTAGGACGGAGCTCAGACCAGCTGAACCTCTTGTTGGTTTTATACTGAGTCGACGTCATCCTGGATTTAGTTCCTGGTAATATGCAGATGACAAACAGAACCAGATTTggccctttcttttcctttgggtgggggaagggggttagggggagggggagaggtgccAAGGGGAGGGGGTTACAAGGCCTGAAAAGAGATTGTGGATTGCGAATTAATGAAATTAACCTAATCTTTTCCATTCGGCAGCCGGGCAGAGGGGCCGGCCGAGCTGGGCGGGCGGCCTAATTGCCTTGGTTAATCTCATTAATTCCATTGTGCCGCCGCAATTAACAACTCCCTCGCCCGacctctccacccccaccctttTTTCTCAGATTGGGTCCTATTATTGGGTGCGATTTCCTCTGCCTGTAGCTCAAACTCATTGTGCACGATTTTACTTTGGgctactttttttcccctttcggAATTGGTTGTTTTAGAAAATGTGAGGGGCTGCATCCCGTCTCAAGCAGGATTGAAAATTCCACCACTCCTCCGCGCCCCCATGCACTCACTGCCTAATTTCACctcttttttaaatcttgagtTTCTCTTCCAAATGGAACTTGTTAACAGCCCCAAAAACCTTTTGGTTTTGTAAAAACCAAATTTTGTAAAGGCAAAAAACGACTAAAGGAGGGGTGCATCATGCttcttagaaatatatatatatattttttcagccaCTCTGGGTCTGAAAACTACCGTGGCAGTCCCTAGGTCCTACACAGCGAAGACCAGATTCAGCCGCTCTTTGAAATTCGCCACCAAGAGTTGCAGTCTGAAGCGGTGCTTCCAGCTGCTCCCAGCATGGGTGTCGGtagtttttgtgattttaaaaaattatttttgagaatgtGGTGTCTTCTCTCccaaactattattattattattattattattattggttttcAATCCAGATGGGGTCTTTGGGACTTCCCTATCTTCTTCCCTAATAATTGGGTCGCATTTTTCCTTACGACCTGCTGGTTCCCGGATAGGGACAGGCCCCCTACCCGCGGCCTGCCCTTGCGCCTGGCAGGCCCTGACTGGACTCCCTGGGCCCCAGTGACCTGGACGATGGCCGGCTCTCATAGCGGCAGGCGGCCGCGGTGATTTGCGGGATTCTCGGCATGGCACGGCCAGCCTGCCCGAGCCACGGGAGGCGCAGCCTGCCCACCACTCACTGCAAGCAGGCGGCCGAGCGCCCTTCGAGAAGGTAGGCGACGGTACGCGCGGAACAAAAGCAGTCCCCCAGATCCTGTGGACCGGGTGCAAGCCCCCGGCTTGCAACTCAGGCCACTCCAGGGGAAGGGGCAGTACCCGACCAAGGCGATACGGCCGAGAGCCGGAGATGGAGACCTCGCGTTTCCTGAAGGAAGGCCACCTTTAACTCACACCTATTTTTCGCGATTTGTCTCTAATTAACCAAGGGATCCCTCAAAGTTGTCTGAAGTCGCCGCGGTAAGGCTAAGTAAGTGGGCTGCCCACTCCCCGGCGCAGGGGCAGAGAGGAAAGGCCACTTGTCAATTGCTGTTCGGGTTTCAAAGAGCCATTGCACGGAGGTTTCGTCCTGTCCGAGGACACTACTCTGGCGGCGCGCAGAAGCGGCCCAGTGGAGCCAGGCGGCGGCACTtctcctcctaggcctcccagcGTGGACCTCTGTGTCCTCACACCCATCGGCTTGTGGCCTGAGAGTTGCTCCTTCCAGTGTTGCGCAAACTAGAGGTGGTTGTAAGTGGGGATTAGGACATGACAGAGATGGGTCTCAATTTGGAGAagcaattagatttttttttttcttttttaacaataaaaacaagGAGGGAGTGTGACCCTCCGCTTAGAGAGGTCAGGTCTAGGGTAAGAAGTGAGGCACCTTCCATCTCCCACTGACTAGGATGAAGGCTTTTTTGTTGTTCCGTTCTGAGAGACTTAAATCACCATGCTCCAGGGCAGATACTCCCCCACCAATCTTTCCCAGGTTTAAACCTACAGGGCGGTTGATGGAAGACAACTAGAGGCTGCAACTTCAGCCTGCGTTTGTGTTGGAGGCTGGGTGTGCGCTGCGGTGCGCCTGAGTGGATCTTTTAAGACCTTTGTCTGAGCCGGGCAGAGGCACAAGTGCCACCGGACGCTTGGGACAGATCCCTTGTCCTGTTCTTGCAAAGATGCCAAATCAGGATAGAGTCAAGATTTCAACCTCAGATCTGAAAAAGAAGTGTCTCCAGGTTTTTAAAAGTGTCGGACACCACCTCCACACACCCCTCCGTCTCCCCTTCCACCTGGTGTGTTGTTCTTTCTAATAACCAGGTTTAGCAAACTCCTATACAGCGCCTGTGCTTTCCTGCAGCCCTCCGCTGTACCAGCGGAGCCCCGTA encodes:
- the GSC gene encoding homeobox protein goosecoid, with the translated sequence MPASMFSIDNILAARPRCKDSVLPVAPSAAAPVVFPALHGDSLYGASGGASSDYGAFYPRPVAPGGAGLPAAVSGSRLGYNNYFYGQLHVQAAPVGPACCGAVPPLGAQQCSCVPTPPGYEGPGSVLVSPVPHQMLPYMNVGTLSRTELQLLNQLHCRRKRRHRTIFTDEQLEALENLFQETKYPDVGTREQLARKVHLREEKVEVWFKNRRAKWRRQKRSSSEESENAEKWNKTSSSSSKASPEKREEEGKSDLDSDS